One Myotis daubentonii chromosome 3, mMyoDau2.1, whole genome shotgun sequence genomic window carries:
- the GJB3 gene encoding gap junction beta-3 protein isoform X2 has translation MLPLCARPPAPLPGTMDWKTLQSLLSGVNKYSTAFGRIWLSVVFVFRVLVYVVAAERVWGDEQKDFDCNTKQPGCTNVCYDNYFPISNIRLWALQLIFVTCPSLLVILHVAYREERERRHRLKHGDQCTKLYDNAGKKHGGLWWTYLLSLIFKLIIEFVFLYVLHTLWYGFSMPRLVQCSNVAPCPNTVDCYIARPTEKKVFTYFMVGASAVCIVLTISEICYLIFHRVIKGIRNQRGPGSRNRKSSASRASTCRCHHKLVEGEFVLDAHSDKPHASAPALTPI, from the exons atgctgcctct GTGTGCACGGCCCCCGGCGCCCCTACCAGGCACCATGGACTGGAAGACGCTCCAGTCCCTACTGAGTGGTGTGAACAAGTACTCCACGGCCTTCGGGCGCATCTGGCTGTCGGTGGTGTTCGTCTTCCGGGTGCTGGTGTACGTGGTGGCTGCAGAGCGCGTGTGGGGGGACGAGCAGAAGGACTTTGACTGCAACACCAAGCAGCCAGGCTGCACCAACGTCTGCTATGACAACTACTTCCCCATCTCCAACATCCGTCTCTGGGCCCTGCAGCTCATCTTCGTCACCTGCCCCTCGCTGCTGGTCATCCTGCACGTGGCCTACCGGGAGGAGCGGGAGCGGCGGCACCGGCTGAAGCACGGAGACCAGTGCACCAAGCTGTATGACAATGCGGGCAAGAAGCACGGTGGCCTGTGGTGGACCTACCTGCTGAGCCTCATCTTCAAGCTCATCATCGAATTCGTCTTCCTCTACGTGCTGCACACCCTCTGGTACGGCTTCAGCATGCCACGCCTTGTGCAGTGCTCCAACGTGGCGCCCTGCCCCAACACCGTGGACTGCTACATCGCCCGGCCCACGGAGAAGAAGGTCTTCACCTACTTCATGGTGGGCGCCTCTGCCGTCTGCATCGTGCTCACCATCAGCGAGATCTGCTACCTCATCTTCCACAGGGTCATAAAAGGCATACGCAACCAGAGGGGCCCTGGCAGCCGCAACCGCAAATcctcagccagccgggcctccacctgccgctgccaccaTAAGCTGGTGGAGGGGGAGTTCGTCCTGGACGCCCACAGTGACAAGCCGCATGCTTCAGCACCCGCTCTGACCCCCATCTGA
- the GJB3 gene encoding gap junction beta-3 protein isoform X1, whose translation MDWKTLQSLLSGVNKYSTAFGRIWLSVVFVFRVLVYVVAAERVWGDEQKDFDCNTKQPGCTNVCYDNYFPISNIRLWALQLIFVTCPSLLVILHVAYREERERRHRLKHGDQCTKLYDNAGKKHGGLWWTYLLSLIFKLIIEFVFLYVLHTLWYGFSMPRLVQCSNVAPCPNTVDCYIARPTEKKVFTYFMVGASAVCIVLTISEICYLIFHRVIKGIRNQRGPGSRNRKSSASRASTCRCHHKLVEGEFVLDAHSDKPHASAPALTPI comes from the coding sequence ATGGACTGGAAGACGCTCCAGTCCCTACTGAGTGGTGTGAACAAGTACTCCACGGCCTTCGGGCGCATCTGGCTGTCGGTGGTGTTCGTCTTCCGGGTGCTGGTGTACGTGGTGGCTGCAGAGCGCGTGTGGGGGGACGAGCAGAAGGACTTTGACTGCAACACCAAGCAGCCAGGCTGCACCAACGTCTGCTATGACAACTACTTCCCCATCTCCAACATCCGTCTCTGGGCCCTGCAGCTCATCTTCGTCACCTGCCCCTCGCTGCTGGTCATCCTGCACGTGGCCTACCGGGAGGAGCGGGAGCGGCGGCACCGGCTGAAGCACGGAGACCAGTGCACCAAGCTGTATGACAATGCGGGCAAGAAGCACGGTGGCCTGTGGTGGACCTACCTGCTGAGCCTCATCTTCAAGCTCATCATCGAATTCGTCTTCCTCTACGTGCTGCACACCCTCTGGTACGGCTTCAGCATGCCACGCCTTGTGCAGTGCTCCAACGTGGCGCCCTGCCCCAACACCGTGGACTGCTACATCGCCCGGCCCACGGAGAAGAAGGTCTTCACCTACTTCATGGTGGGCGCCTCTGCCGTCTGCATCGTGCTCACCATCAGCGAGATCTGCTACCTCATCTTCCACAGGGTCATAAAAGGCATACGCAACCAGAGGGGCCCTGGCAGCCGCAACCGCAAATcctcagccagccgggcctccacctgccgctgccaccaTAAGCTGGTGGAGGGGGAGTTCGTCCTGGACGCCCACAGTGACAAGCCGCATGCTTCAGCACCCGCTCTGACCCCCATCTGA